A genomic segment from Brachyhypopomus gauderio isolate BG-103 unplaced genomic scaffold, BGAUD_0.2 sc52, whole genome shotgun sequence encodes:
- the LOC143488565 gene encoding active breakpoint cluster region-related protein isoform X2 — translation MVMDVYEESVEYLTSCGLPVVEEEVIDSDLIQDVFADETDSALPTESTGLPDTPTCKSPEEMLEKRLLVLRKLLMSEETYLSELETLLMPMKALRASAGTSQPVLSLEEVQTVFYQLPELRDLHREFHSGLRAKLQSFMDLEQNLPMHLCESAFQLSVGELFLKFVSQLGLYRGFIDNYESAVKTVRKCTQAEPRFRTLAESMMSAKGPDKCRTTYTFEALLYKPLDRVTKTTLVLHDLLNYTPADHHDKTLIQEALRVSSSFLSGVNEGSQCKTAVTLSRGERRQLVRDGFVVDVHEGGRSLRHLFLYTDLLLCVKPKGGTTGRQSCYRFCWYMPLAGLKLHWKPEQEPPADLQVKISNTREKMFHLRSALHKYMNEDKGSVSRATDRCKKKLEACEVWLLTHKPSFILELQSTSSKSHTIHLSFLSELDEWREAIIKLRRKDPETVPPDLLSLSSSCIKLRMTQHLPLYCLQPGTEDNSMHGTLCVVVHSACGLQQPASVYVCVEVDGFDIFDRKAQTCLSSYSLTPQWEQELSLQVDGARHLHVLCLSEFQEDIMGRATLQLDPTEMLKKWKKITLNLGLVEVTLSIKYIAHTLKAPSSAPLQQKPVFSVLIGDAAKQEGVLVPHIVRACVEEIERRGLAEEGIYRISGASREIQDLKLAFDTNYWEAMSRVRSADVNTVSGTLKLYFRELPEPLIPVQHFQSLSKAL, via the exons ATGGTGATGGACGTCTACGAGGAGTCGGTGGAATACCTCACATCCTGTGGGCTACCTG TGGTTGAGGAGGAGGTCATAGATTCAGACCTGATACAGGATGTGTTTGCTGATGAAACAGACAGCGCTTTACCAACTGAGAGCACTGGACTTCCAGACACACCG ACATGCAAAAGCCCAGAGGAAATGCTGGAGAAGAGGTTACTTGTGCTCAGAAAGCTTTTAATGAGTGAAGAGACATACCTATCTGAGCTAGAAACACTGCTcatg CCTATGAAGGCACTCAGAGCCTCAGCTGGCACGTCCCAGCCTGTGTTGTCTCTTGAGGAGGTCCAGACAGTGTTTTACCAGCTGCCAGAACTCCGCGATCTCCATCGAGAGTTCCACAGTGGTCTCAGAGCCAAACTGCAGTCATTTATGGATCTGGAGCAGAACCTCCCAATGCATCTGTGCGAAAGTGCCTTCCAGCTCTCCGTGGGAGAACTCTTCCTCAAGTTT GTGAGCCAGCTGGGATTGTACCGCGGGTTCATCGACAACTACGAGAGCGCGGTGAAGACCGTAAGGAAGTGCACGCAGGCTGAGCCCCGCTTTCGCACACTCGCCGAG AGCATGATGTCTGCCAAAGGGCCAGACAAATGCAGGACCACGTACACCTTTGAAG CTCTCCTCTACAAGCCTCTGGACAGAGTGACTAAGACCACATTGGTGCTCCAT GATCTTCTGAATTACACACCGGCTGATCACCATGACAAAACCCTGATACAGGAAGCACTCCGGGTCTCCAGCAGCTTCCTGTCTGGGGTCAACGAAGGGTCACAGTGCAAGACAGCCGTCACTCTCAGCAGAGGGGAG AGGCGGCAGCTAGTGCGTGATGGGTTTGTGGTGGATGTACATGAGGGCGGGCGAAGTCTTAGACACCTTTTTCTATATACAGACTTACTGCTGTGTGTCAAACCGAAAGGAGGCACTACAGG gaGGCAGTCTTGCTACAGGTTCTGTTGGTATATGCCTCTAGCAGGACTAAAGCTGCACTGGAAACCTGAGCAGGAACCACCTGCAGATCTTCAGGTCAAGATCAGCAACACGAGAGAGAAGATGTTCCACTTGAGAAGCGCCCTGCACAAGTACATG AATGAAGATAAAGGATCTGTTTCTCGTGCTACTGATCGATGTAAAAAGAAGCTTGAAGCATGTGAGGTTTGGCTCCTCACACATAAACCTTCATTCATCTTAGAACTTCAAAGTACCAGTAGCAAG AGTCACACCATTCACTTGTCATTTCTCTCTGAACTCGACGAGTGGAGGGAGGCCATCATCAAACTCAGAAGAAAGG ACCCTGAGACTGTGCCACCAGACTTGCTCTCTCTTTCTAGCTCCTGTATCAAACTGAGAATGACTCAGCATCTACCCCTTTACTGTCTTCAGCCTG GCACTGAGGATAACAGCATGCACGGCactctgtgtgtggttgtacaTTCAGCCTGTGGTTTGCAGCAGCCTGCAA GTGTCTATGTATGTGTTGAGGTTGATGGCTTTGATATTTTTGATCGGAAAGCCCAAACCTGTCTCTCTTCCTATAGTCTTACACCACAGTGGGAACAG gaaCTGTCACTGCAGGTAGATGGTGCACGGCACCTCCATGTGCTGTGTCTCTCCGAGTTTCAGGAGGACATCATGGGCCGAGCTACACTACAG TTAGACCCCACTGAAATGCTGAAGAAGTGGAAGAAGATTACCCTTAATCTGGGCCTTGTAGAGGTGACATTGTCAATCAAATACATAGCCCATACCCTGAAGGCACCTAGCTCCGCCCCCCTGCAGCAAAAgcctgtgttctctgtgctgatTGGAGATGCAGCAAA ACAGGAGGGTGTGCTGGTACCTCACatagtgcgtgcgtgtgtggaggagaTTGAGAGGAGAGGCCTAGCAGAAGAAGGTATCTACAGGATCTCGGGAGCCAGCCGAGAAATTCAGGATCTCAAACTTGCGTTTGACACCA ATTACTGGGAGGCTATGAGTAGGGTTAGAAGTGCTGACGTGAACACGGTTTCTGGGACGCTGAAGCTGTACTTCAGAGAACTGCCAGAGCCTCTTATCCCTGTTCAGCATTTCCAGAGTCTCTCCAAAGCACTGT AG
- the LOC143488565 gene encoding active breakpoint cluster region-related protein isoform X1, giving the protein MVMDVYEESVEYLTSCGLPVVEEEVIDSDLIQDVFADETDSALPTESTGLPDTPTCKSPEEMLEKRLLVLRKLLMSEETYLSELETLLMPMKALRASAGTSQPVLSLEEVQTVFYQLPELRDLHREFHSGLRAKLQSFMDLEQNLPMHLCESAFQLSVGELFLKFVSQLGLYRGFIDNYESAVKTVRKCTQAEPRFRTLAESMMSAKGPDKCRTTYTFEALLYKPLDRVTKTTLVLHDLLNYTPADHHDKTLIQEALRVSSSFLSGVNEGSQCKTAVTLSRGERRQLVRDGFVVDVHEGGRSLRHLFLYTDLLLCVKPKGGTTGRQSCYRFCWYMPLAGLKLHWKPEQEPPADLQVKISNTREKMFHLRSALHKYMNEDKGSVSRATDRCKKKLEACEVWLLTHKPSFILELQSTSSKSHTIHLSFLSELDEWREAIIKLRRKDPETVPPDLLSLSSSCIKLRMTQHLPLYCLQPGTEDNSMHGTLCVVVHSACGLQQPASVYVCVEVDGFDIFDRKAQTCLSSYSLTPQWEQELSLQVDGARHLHVLCLSEFQEDIMGRATLQLDPTEMLKKWKKITLNLGLVEVTLSIKYIAHTLKAPSSAPLQQKPVFSVLIGDAAKQEGVLVPHIVRACVEEIERRGLAEEGIYRISGASREIQDLKLAFDTNYWEAMSRVRSADVNTVSGTLKLYFRELPEPLIPVQHFQSLSKALYLADPYLRANCMLSELQTLPDVNRNTLLFLFHHLKRVAEKEQQNKMSLSNLATVFGPSLLRPPVDSTDQCGPRVDISQEVEVQVQVVYLYLQNELLPEALTAKPLDTVEEP; this is encoded by the exons ATGGTGATGGACGTCTACGAGGAGTCGGTGGAATACCTCACATCCTGTGGGCTACCTG TGGTTGAGGAGGAGGTCATAGATTCAGACCTGATACAGGATGTGTTTGCTGATGAAACAGACAGCGCTTTACCAACTGAGAGCACTGGACTTCCAGACACACCG ACATGCAAAAGCCCAGAGGAAATGCTGGAGAAGAGGTTACTTGTGCTCAGAAAGCTTTTAATGAGTGAAGAGACATACCTATCTGAGCTAGAAACACTGCTcatg CCTATGAAGGCACTCAGAGCCTCAGCTGGCACGTCCCAGCCTGTGTTGTCTCTTGAGGAGGTCCAGACAGTGTTTTACCAGCTGCCAGAACTCCGCGATCTCCATCGAGAGTTCCACAGTGGTCTCAGAGCCAAACTGCAGTCATTTATGGATCTGGAGCAGAACCTCCCAATGCATCTGTGCGAAAGTGCCTTCCAGCTCTCCGTGGGAGAACTCTTCCTCAAGTTT GTGAGCCAGCTGGGATTGTACCGCGGGTTCATCGACAACTACGAGAGCGCGGTGAAGACCGTAAGGAAGTGCACGCAGGCTGAGCCCCGCTTTCGCACACTCGCCGAG AGCATGATGTCTGCCAAAGGGCCAGACAAATGCAGGACCACGTACACCTTTGAAG CTCTCCTCTACAAGCCTCTGGACAGAGTGACTAAGACCACATTGGTGCTCCAT GATCTTCTGAATTACACACCGGCTGATCACCATGACAAAACCCTGATACAGGAAGCACTCCGGGTCTCCAGCAGCTTCCTGTCTGGGGTCAACGAAGGGTCACAGTGCAAGACAGCCGTCACTCTCAGCAGAGGGGAG AGGCGGCAGCTAGTGCGTGATGGGTTTGTGGTGGATGTACATGAGGGCGGGCGAAGTCTTAGACACCTTTTTCTATATACAGACTTACTGCTGTGTGTCAAACCGAAAGGAGGCACTACAGG gaGGCAGTCTTGCTACAGGTTCTGTTGGTATATGCCTCTAGCAGGACTAAAGCTGCACTGGAAACCTGAGCAGGAACCACCTGCAGATCTTCAGGTCAAGATCAGCAACACGAGAGAGAAGATGTTCCACTTGAGAAGCGCCCTGCACAAGTACATG AATGAAGATAAAGGATCTGTTTCTCGTGCTACTGATCGATGTAAAAAGAAGCTTGAAGCATGTGAGGTTTGGCTCCTCACACATAAACCTTCATTCATCTTAGAACTTCAAAGTACCAGTAGCAAG AGTCACACCATTCACTTGTCATTTCTCTCTGAACTCGACGAGTGGAGGGAGGCCATCATCAAACTCAGAAGAAAGG ACCCTGAGACTGTGCCACCAGACTTGCTCTCTCTTTCTAGCTCCTGTATCAAACTGAGAATGACTCAGCATCTACCCCTTTACTGTCTTCAGCCTG GCACTGAGGATAACAGCATGCACGGCactctgtgtgtggttgtacaTTCAGCCTGTGGTTTGCAGCAGCCTGCAA GTGTCTATGTATGTGTTGAGGTTGATGGCTTTGATATTTTTGATCGGAAAGCCCAAACCTGTCTCTCTTCCTATAGTCTTACACCACAGTGGGAACAG gaaCTGTCACTGCAGGTAGATGGTGCACGGCACCTCCATGTGCTGTGTCTCTCCGAGTTTCAGGAGGACATCATGGGCCGAGCTACACTACAG TTAGACCCCACTGAAATGCTGAAGAAGTGGAAGAAGATTACCCTTAATCTGGGCCTTGTAGAGGTGACATTGTCAATCAAATACATAGCCCATACCCTGAAGGCACCTAGCTCCGCCCCCCTGCAGCAAAAgcctgtgttctctgtgctgatTGGAGATGCAGCAAA ACAGGAGGGTGTGCTGGTACCTCACatagtgcgtgcgtgtgtggaggagaTTGAGAGGAGAGGCCTAGCAGAAGAAGGTATCTACAGGATCTCGGGAGCCAGCCGAGAAATTCAGGATCTCAAACTTGCGTTTGACACCA ATTACTGGGAGGCTATGAGTAGGGTTAGAAGTGCTGACGTGAACACGGTTTCTGGGACGCTGAAGCTGTACTTCAGAGAACTGCCAGAGCCTCTTATCCCTGTTCAGCATTTCCAGAGTCTCTCCAAAGCACTGT ACCTTGCTGACCCATATCTCAGAGCAAACTGTATGTTATCTGAGCTCCAAACACTCCCTGATGTCAACCGTAACactcttctcttcctctttcatcaTCTCAAACG AGTTGCAGAGAAGGAGCAGCAAAATAAGATGTCCCTGAGTAATCTGGCCACAGTGTTTGGGCCTAGTCTGCTGCGCCCCCCAGTGGATAGTACAGATCAATGCGGTCCACGAGTGGACATCTCTCAAGAGGTCGAAGTTCAG GTCCAGGTGGTTTACCTTTACCTCCAGAATGAACTGCTTCCAGAAGCTCTCACGGCAAAACCACTGGACACAGTGGAAGAACCATGA
- the ntn5 gene encoding netrin-1, with amino-acid sequence MFRYYSLPSPALSFLLLLLLSFFPPSFLSPSLSQSPLRWTSPNDPCYHHDGSPRHCLSDFINAAYGVPVRIQDLQQGTERNISALTDLHNPHNLTCWTASEASADGDWTLTVPLGRRFEVTYISLQFCQKVEPATPFSISILKSMDYGRSWRPLQFYSSDCMGKFGLPAQSLALTRHQETESLCSDPRPLQKHRGGVVLAFSTLDGRPSSADFEYSPGLQDWVTATDIRIMFHQSQGKTVQPDIKTDEDGGVLTWREGSEVAVVTQGEKMRNENLLRTEWNTRTMSSEGTGHRKRGKARKSSRRNRNKSSLPDSGHNVTRKQTEAQEGGRKGGDRKKDAPHWKPCQDGLCDWTVEGRGRGSRRELRRKRNNVGIERPRSRSRSNHYVRLLSLSAPPRFPLTLSDIQVGGRCKCNGHASRCRRDSQGQAVCQCEHHTAGPDCDVCEPFYYDRPWQRATPTEPHPCVPCECNGHSKRCRFNMAVFQESGRVSGGVCLKCRHHTTGRHCQSCQSGYTRDHSKPSNHRKACQPCQCHPLGAAGPSCNQTTGQCVCREGVVGQRCSRCASGYRRGHSPLLPCIRIQEAAPPTPGYQPQYSMAQECLSYCQPSQAKVRMNLETFCLKDYVLKVQVRGKERSGPWWQFSVWVQSVFRVGASQVNKGLQALWVPDRDLSCGCPALQIGRSFLLIGAEENGRSWIPGERRLVADRSTMALQWREHWNPKLRGFRGQDSRGKCPSHTDTATQTRSHLHMREQYIPPHLDKEQSDRHPLSYGHYHQPPTAEETVSTQLHGSESHTHEDSTHTRSIGAHTRGHSTHKHGAHGLHGEDGEHSTQSVLHTDELHTVTSPPDTHNPLKGIQNSPFDAPTSPANKHESFQPTACPTWSHVPPATQKEEGSTETETET; translated from the exons ATGTTCCGGTATTACTCCCTTCCCTCCCCGGCCCTCTCTTTCCTCCTTCtgctcctcctctctttcttccccccctctttcctctctccttctctttctcaatCCCCTCTTCGCTGGACGTCGCCCAATGACCCCTGCTACCACCACGATGGGAGTCCGCGCCACTGCCTGTCCGATTTCATCAACGCTGCATACGGCGTGCCTGTGCGCATCCAGGATCTCCAGCAAGGGACGGAGAGGAACATCAGTGCCCTGACGGACCTCCACAACCCCCACAACCTGACCTGCTGGACGGCTTCTGAAGCTTCGGCTGATGGGGACTGGACCTTGACCGTTCCACTCGGCAGACGCTTTGAGGTCACCTACATCAGCCTGCAGTTCTGCCAGAAGGTCGAGCCGGCCACGCCATTCTCCATCTCGATCCTGAAGTCAATGGACTATGGTCGCAGCTGGCGCCCCCTGCAGTTCTACTCCAGCGACTGCATGGGGAAGTTCGGTCTTCCTGCCCAGTCTTTGGCTCTGACCAGGCACCAGGAGACAGAGTCTCTGTGTTCAGATCCAAGGCCTTTGCAGAAGCACCGTGGGGGTGTAGTTTTGGCCTTTTCCACCCTTGATGGACGTCCCTCCTCAGCAGATTTTGAATACAGCCCTGGGCTTCAGGATTGGGTGACTGCTACCGACATCAGGATAATGTTCCACCAATCACAAGGCAAAACAGTTCAACCAGATATAAAGACAGATGAGGACGGTGGGGTTCTGACATGGAGGGAGGGGTCAGAAGTTGCTGTTGTAACTCAAGGTGAGAAGATGAGAAATGAAAACCTTTTGAGGACCGAATGGAACACAAGGACTATGAGTTCTGAAGGGACCGGACACAGGAAACGGGGGAAAGCAAGAAAGTCATCAAGGAGGAATCGCAACAAGAGTTCTTTACCAGATAGTGGACACAACGTGACCCGCAAGCAGACAGAGGCTCAAGAGGGCGGACGCAAAGGCGGAGATCGTAAAAAAGATGCACCCCATTGGAAGCCATGCCAGGACGGCTTGTGTGATTGGACAGTGGAGGGACGGGGGCGGGGATCTAGGAGGGAGTTGAGAAGAAAGAGGAACAATGTTGGAATCGAAAGGCCTCGTTCCAGATCACGAAGCAACCACTACGTCCGCCTTTTGTCTCTCTCAGCTCCTCCCAgattccctctcactctctccgaCATCCAGGTGGGCGGCAGGTGCAAGTGTAATGGCCACGCCTCCCGTTGTCGTCGTGACAGCCAGGGTCAGgcagtgtgtcagtgtgagCATCACACGGCTGGACCGGACTGCGACGTTTGTGAGCCATTCTACTATGATCGCCCCTGGCAACGGGccacacccaccgagccacacCCGTGCGTCC CATGTGAGTGTAATGGCCACTCCAAGAGGTGCAGGTTCAACATGGCGGTGTTTCAGGAGTCCGGCCGGGTCAGCGGAGGGGTATGTTTGAAGTGTAGGCACCACACGACCGGACGCCACTGTCAGTCCTGCCAGAGTGGGTACACCCGTGACCACAGCAAGCCTAGCAACCACCGCAAGGCCTGccaac CATGCCAGTGTCACCCCCTGGGCGCGGCGGGCCCCTCGTGTAACCAGACCACCGGCCAGTGCGTGTGCAGAGAGGGCGTGGTGGGTCAGAGGTGCAGCCGCTGTGCTTCGGGCTACAGACGGGGCCACTCGCCTCTTCTGCCCTGCATCC GTATTCAAGAAGCAGCTCCACCAACCCCAGGATACCAGCCACAGTACAGCATGG CCCAGGAATGTTTGTCATATTGCCAGCCATCTCAAGCCAAAGTCAGGATGAATTTAGAGACATTCTGCCTTAAAGACTATG tactAAAGGTGCAGGTTAGGGGTAAGGAGCGCTCTGGTCCTTGGTGGCAATTCTCGGTGTGGGTGCAGTCAGTCTTCCGCGTTGGGGCGTCTCAGGTGAACAAAGGTCTGCAGGCCCTCTGGGTTCCTGATCGTGACCTTTCCTGTGGATGCCCCGCCCTCCAAATAGGCAGGAGCTTCCTTCTGATTGGCGCAGAGGAAAATGGGAGGAGTTGGATACCAGGAGAGAGGCGATTGGTTGCTGATCGCTCCACAATGGCACTGCAATGGAGAGAGCACTGGAATCCCAAACTAAGAGGGTTTCGAGGACAGGACAGCCGGGGAAAGTGtccttcacacacagacaccgcaACACAGACACGTTCTCACCTGCACATGCGGGAACAGTACATACCACCACATCTCGACAAAGAGCAGTCTGACAGGCATCCCTTGTCATACGGTCATTATCACCAGCCTCCAACGGCTGAAGAAACTGTCTCCACTCAATTGCATGGCAGTGAATCTCACACACATgaagacagcacacacacacgtagcatCGGTGCACACACACGGGGACACAGCACACATAAGCATGGAGCGCATGGACTTCATGGTGAAGATGGAGAACACTCAACTCAAAGTGTTCTACATACTGACGAACTCCACACAGTGACATCACCACCGGATACCCATAATCCCTTGAAGGGAATACAGAATTCTCCCTTTGACGCTCCCACAAGTCCAGCCAATAAGCACGAGTCTTTCCAGCCAACAGCTTGCCCAACATGGTCACATGTGCCTCCAGCCACACAGAAGGAAGAGGGTTCAACAGAAACGGAGACCGAAACTTAA